From Ruminococcus sp. HUN007, a single genomic window includes:
- a CDS encoding glutamine amidotransferase gives MQIEVLYPEQCNLFGDSGNIRYLKKCLPDAEFINTSLNDTPFFVTGDPDMIYMGACTESNQEKIISRLMPYKEKLKEAIDNGKVMLFTGNAPEIFYKYIEKDDKSKVECLGIFDLYAKQRIFERFNTLVLGSFDGKEVVGFKTQFTQIYGDNSGNYFVKVERGAGINRESKLEGVHVNNFFATSMVGPLLVMNPYFTEYLMGKLGVSDPKCAFREQSVKAYKDRITDFRTCRCVTE, from the coding sequence ATGCAGATTGAAGTACTTTACCCTGAACAGTGCAATCTTTTCGGAGATTCCGGAAACATACGCTACCTGAAAAAGTGTCTTCCGGATGCTGAATTCATTAATACTTCTCTTAACGATACACCGTTTTTCGTTACCGGTGATCCTGATATGATCTACATGGGTGCATGTACAGAAAGCAATCAGGAAAAGATAATTTCCCGTCTTATGCCTTATAAGGAAAAGCTTAAGGAAGCAATAGACAACGGAAAGGTCATGCTTTTCACCGGAAATGCCCCTGAGATCTTCTATAAATATATCGAAAAAGATGATAAAAGCAAAGTTGAATGCCTCGGCATATTTGATCTGTATGCGAAGCAGCGTATTTTCGAAAGATTCAATACTCTTGTGCTCGGAAGTTTTGACGGAAAGGAAGTAGTCGGCTTCAAGACTCAGTTTACTCAGATATACGGAGATAACTCGGGAAATTATTTTGTAAAGGTCGAACGCGGCGCAGGAATCAACAGGGAGTCAAAGCTTGAAGGCGTTCACGTAAATAATTTCTTTGCTACCAGTATGGTAGGACCTCTGCTGGTCATGAATCCTTATTTTACTGAGTACCTGATGGGCAAACTCGGTGTAAGTGATCCGAAATGTGCTTTTCGTGAACAGTCTGTTAAGGCTTATAAGGACAGAATCACTGACTTCAGAACATGCAGATGTGTTACTGAATAA